One part of the Terriglobales bacterium genome encodes these proteins:
- a CDS encoding MBL fold metallo-hydrolase: protein MQFGLSGPHDCHVYALRVPGGLALIDCGAGTHMDRIVDHISSEYPNCPVLALLITHAHLDHCGGAALTKLRYGCEVIAPELSRTVLQDADEERSGLRTARDQGVYPAGFRMQPCTLDRVVQDGDRFLVAGQEFTAIHVRGHSRDAFCYEAQTDLGTILFSGDVVFYGGVLGVINADGSGMEGYRADLHKLEGRDIHGLFPGHGMFTVSQGQRHVNMAIEQLRSGFLPRQIGQGDLLF, encoded by the coding sequence ATGCAGTTTGGTCTTTCAGGACCCCACGACTGTCATGTTTACGCATTGCGGGTACCCGGGGGGCTCGCGCTTATTGATTGCGGCGCGGGGACACACATGGATCGAATCGTCGACCACATCTCCAGTGAATATCCAAACTGCCCCGTTTTGGCGCTATTAATAACGCATGCTCACCTAGACCACTGCGGTGGCGCGGCCTTGACGAAACTGCGTTACGGCTGCGAGGTCATCGCTCCTGAATTGTCCAGAACAGTGCTACAAGATGCCGACGAGGAAAGATCTGGCCTTCGCACGGCGAGGGACCAAGGGGTCTATCCGGCCGGCTTCCGGATGCAACCGTGCACATTGGATCGGGTCGTTCAGGACGGCGACCGTTTTTTAGTAGCAGGACAGGAATTTACCGCGATTCATGTTCGCGGACATAGCCGCGATGCTTTTTGCTACGAAGCCCAAACTGACCTGGGGACCATTCTCTTCAGTGGTGACGTAGTCTTCTATGGCGGGGTACTCGGAGTCATCAACGCCGACGGCTCGGGAATGGAAGGATATCGAGCAGATCTGCACAAGCTCGAAGGTAGAGACATTCACGGACTCTTTCCGGGACACGGGATGTTCACCGTCAGCCAGGGGCAAAGGCACGTGAACATGGCCATCGAACAACTCAGGAGCGGGTTTCTTCCGCGACAGATTGGACAGGGAGATCTCCTGTTTTGA
- a CDS encoding PLP-dependent lyase/thiolase codes for MSRIATLGEGNTPLVESAEIGREYGLRILFKLEMCNPTGSYKDRFIAAEITELLTRNIKACIATSSGNTGASLASFSSRYRIACAIFVNEAAPAGKLAQMQAHGARVFRVKDFVTSPEVTARVYRRLDKISKCGTVPMVVSAYRYCPNGMKGVERIAKELIEQSNSQIDHVFVPVGGGGLFSAVSRGFSADGNPRTKIHAVQPEGCATVVSAFVEGRNSIEPIVSTTCVSGLSVPYDIDASLALSQLRQGGGRGVTISDRDVFEAQQLMMKTEGIWCEPAGAAALAGCLRARRAGWINKGETVVCLVTGHGFKDPESLVSVANANPVKLIDEGEIGAELLGASA; via the coding sequence TTGAGCCGGATTGCAACACTCGGTGAAGGAAACACGCCACTCGTCGAGAGCGCGGAAATCGGCCGTGAATATGGCTTGCGAATTCTCTTCAAACTCGAGATGTGCAATCCAACTGGCTCTTACAAAGACCGGTTTATCGCAGCGGAAATAACGGAGCTTCTGACGCGTAACATCAAGGCCTGCATTGCAACCTCGTCCGGCAACACGGGAGCGTCGTTGGCGTCATTTAGTTCAAGGTATCGAATCGCATGCGCGATCTTTGTGAACGAGGCCGCTCCTGCGGGGAAGCTAGCGCAGATGCAGGCGCACGGGGCGCGAGTGTTCCGAGTGAAAGACTTCGTGACCTCTCCTGAAGTGACGGCCCGCGTGTATCGACGGCTGGACAAGATATCGAAGTGCGGCACAGTTCCCATGGTGGTTTCTGCCTATCGGTATTGCCCTAACGGGATGAAAGGAGTCGAAAGAATCGCCAAGGAACTGATCGAGCAATCCAATTCGCAGATCGATCACGTTTTTGTTCCGGTTGGCGGTGGAGGATTGTTCAGTGCTGTGTCGCGTGGTTTTTCCGCTGACGGGAACCCGCGGACCAAGATTCATGCCGTGCAGCCAGAAGGTTGCGCCACTGTGGTTTCCGCCTTCGTCGAAGGCCGCAATTCCATCGAACCGATCGTCAGCACAACGTGCGTAAGTGGTCTGTCGGTTCCGTACGACATTGATGCGAGTCTTGCTTTGTCGCAATTGAGGCAGGGGGGTGGTCGGGGGGTAACCATTTCTGACAGGGATGTCTTCGAAGCCCAACAACTCATGATGAAAACAGAAGGAATTTGGTGTGAACCGGCTGGGGCAGCCGCACTTGCAGGATGTCTTCGCGCGAGAAGGGCTGGCTGGATTAACAAGGGCGAGACCGTCGTGTGTCTCGTCACAGGTCATGGTTTCAAAGATCCAGAATCATTGGTTAGTGTCGCGAACGCGAATCCAGTCAAACTCATCGACGAAGGTGAAATTGGAGCAGAACTGCTGGGGGCATCGGCATAA
- a CDS encoding M81 family metallopeptidase — translation MRIAVGGIYHESNSFFSERMTLERFAESQLHYGEEIFQRWAGTCSEMAGFLKGAERFGFEPIATLMAWGMPSGVVTSDTFEILVGDLVARIEASMPLDGVLLSLHGAMVSESFDDADGEILRRVRAKIGSEVPLIATLDFHANLTEQMVRWADALVVYDTYPHVDQVERGLEAADIMRRMLREGLRVRMALARRPLLPHILTQCTDGPPMADILSAAHECENSPEIVCVSVAAGFSYTDVPQAGFAVVAVAESQDAADTSARSVADLAWRRRIEFGRELPDPKTAVKEAISAREGLTVLVDVGDNLGAGTPGDGTILLQELLREGAQDALVLLCDPESVDVSIRAGVRSKFSARVGGKRDAHHGAPVEVNGTVRLLSDGIYRNVGFMREGVLEDQGRTAVIDAGGVVLVLTERRMPMWNLQQLRSLGIEPTKLKIVVVKAAIAYRAAYAPIANKIIEVNTPGLSAADVKAFNYKKLARPIYPLDET, via the coding sequence ATGCGCATCGCGGTTGGAGGAATCTACCACGAGTCGAATTCGTTCTTTTCCGAACGCATGACACTAGAGCGCTTTGCCGAGTCACAGCTTCATTACGGCGAAGAGATTTTTCAGCGCTGGGCGGGAACTTGCTCGGAAATGGCTGGTTTTCTGAAGGGAGCGGAGCGATTCGGATTCGAGCCGATCGCTACGTTAATGGCTTGGGGCATGCCATCCGGTGTGGTAACGAGTGACACCTTTGAAATACTCGTTGGCGATCTCGTTGCCCGTATAGAAGCGTCGATGCCGCTGGATGGCGTCTTACTGAGCCTTCACGGTGCGATGGTATCCGAATCTTTTGACGATGCCGACGGAGAAATTCTGCGCCGTGTCCGGGCCAAAATCGGTTCTGAAGTTCCGCTTATTGCTACGCTCGACTTTCATGCGAATTTGACCGAACAGATGGTTCGCTGGGCCGATGCACTGGTCGTTTACGATACCTACCCACATGTGGACCAAGTCGAGCGAGGTCTCGAAGCTGCCGACATCATGCGCAGAATGCTGCGAGAAGGTCTTCGAGTGAGGATGGCGCTTGCTCGCCGTCCACTTCTGCCGCACATCCTGACCCAGTGCACTGACGGTCCTCCGATGGCGGACATACTTTCGGCTGCCCACGAGTGTGAAAACTCTCCTGAGATCGTCTGTGTCTCCGTAGCCGCAGGTTTCTCTTACACCGATGTCCCTCAGGCGGGTTTTGCCGTAGTTGCGGTGGCGGAATCACAGGATGCCGCAGATACGAGCGCTCGTTCGGTGGCCGATCTAGCCTGGCGGAGGCGCATCGAATTCGGGCGTGAGCTGCCAGATCCGAAAACTGCCGTTAAAGAGGCAATCTCCGCACGGGAAGGACTCACCGTATTGGTCGATGTAGGGGACAATCTCGGAGCCGGCACACCAGGCGACGGAACCATCCTGTTGCAGGAGTTACTCCGGGAAGGAGCACAAGATGCCCTCGTGCTGCTGTGTGATCCCGAATCGGTTGATGTTTCCATTCGGGCCGGAGTCCGCAGCAAGTTTTCTGCCAGAGTAGGCGGTAAGCGCGATGCTCATCACGGTGCGCCGGTCGAGGTAAATGGAACAGTGCGACTGTTAAGCGACGGTATTTATCGCAATGTCGGGTTCATGCGCGAAGGAGTACTCGAAGATCAGGGTCGCACCGCTGTAATTGATGCAGGCGGGGTGGTTCTGGTGCTGACTGAGCGTCGCATGCCGATGTGGAACTTACAGCAGTTGAGGTCATTGGGTATTGAGCCAACCAAGCTAAAAATAGTCGTGGTGAAGGCTGCGATTGCATACCGGGCTGCTTACGCGCCGATTGCGAACAAGATAATTGAGGTCAACACGCCAGGGCTGTCTGCGGCAGATGTGAAGGCCTTTAATTATAAGAAATTGGCACGCCCAATCTATCCGCTGGACGAAACATGA
- a CDS encoding SDR family NAD(P)-dependent oxidoreductase, whose protein sequence is MSLAGKTALVTGGATGIGFAVAKLLSDRGSRVAIGQPDPDQARSAAAQLQTPEAIGLELDIRSHSSVIRCVDSLIHAYGSLDVLVNNASVTGCTALEPFLTSSPRLVDLIVDTNLKGTIYCSQAAAQHMKSSKRGGAIVTIASVAAYAAQENASLYCATKSAQVALTKAMAIELAQHGIRVNCVAPGDIETETSANAISDIKESGASGRFLRYTPAGRRGSPAEVAQAVAFLASDEARFITGTTLLVDGGFLAY, encoded by the coding sequence ATGAGCCTTGCTGGAAAAACCGCATTAGTCACCGGAGGGGCCACAGGTATTGGATTTGCAGTGGCTAAGTTGCTATCGGATCGAGGCTCACGGGTCGCCATTGGGCAGCCTGATCCGGATCAAGCTCGAAGTGCTGCCGCGCAATTACAGACCCCAGAAGCGATCGGCTTAGAGTTGGACATCCGAAGCCACTCTTCGGTAATTCGCTGCGTGGACTCACTCATTCACGCTTATGGCAGCCTTGATGTACTCGTGAACAACGCTAGCGTTACAGGCTGCACAGCATTGGAGCCATTCCTGACAAGCAGCCCCAGACTGGTTGACTTGATCGTCGATACCAATCTGAAGGGTACGATCTATTGCTCCCAAGCCGCCGCACAGCACATGAAAAGCTCAAAGCGAGGAGGAGCCATCGTGACCATAGCCTCCGTCGCAGCATATGCAGCACAAGAAAACGCGAGCCTTTACTGCGCTACGAAGAGCGCACAGGTAGCGCTGACGAAGGCCATGGCAATTGAGCTAGCGCAACATGGCATTCGGGTGAATTGCGTTGCGCCAGGAGATATTGAGACAGAAACGAGCGCGAATGCGATCAGTGACATAAAGGAGTCAGGAGCCAGTGGACGATTTCTAAGATATACGCCCGCAGGGCGACGAGGATCTCCTGCCGAAGTTGCGCAAGCAGTCGCTTTCCTCGCGTCGGATGAGGCACGTTTTATCACGGGCACAACCTTGCTGGTTGACGGCGGATTCCTTGCTTATTAG
- a CDS encoding succinylglutamate desuccinylase/aspartoacylase family protein has product MDLGGDGVVIPLLLVRGGRPGKTLVVTAGVHGDEFEGVRAIMETYDELDPNDMRGDVLAVPVANPPAFWNRTRTSPLDGSNLARSFPGTESGTPTQLIAFHLGRSIIARGDFYLDLHSAGIKLLMPSMVGFAAHDARACEAAKIFGAPVLWAHPSISPGRTISLSTSLHIPSLYTEARGAGRISPDDLKMFKRGIRNLLFHLSILEGSPEVLPIEHYLEGGGDIDASVSASHKGFFVPSVELLEEVRANQYVGKTVNLYGQEVEKFISPRDGVIGMIHALPVVQAGDSVFLITGKHKQELRRGDI; this is encoded by the coding sequence ATGGATTTGGGGGGCGATGGCGTGGTCATTCCGTTGCTTCTGGTTCGTGGGGGCAGGCCGGGGAAAACCTTAGTGGTCACGGCCGGGGTTCACGGTGACGAGTTCGAAGGCGTTCGCGCCATCATGGAAACGTACGATGAGCTCGATCCGAACGACATGAGGGGAGATGTTCTCGCGGTGCCGGTTGCGAATCCGCCGGCATTCTGGAACCGGACGCGCACAAGTCCGCTGGATGGTAGCAATCTCGCGCGCTCTTTCCCGGGAACCGAAAGCGGTACTCCGACGCAGCTCATTGCCTTCCATCTTGGCCGCAGCATCATCGCCCGAGGTGACTTCTACCTGGATCTACATAGTGCGGGCATAAAGTTACTGATGCCGAGCATGGTTGGTTTTGCGGCGCATGATGCTCGCGCATGCGAGGCAGCCAAAATTTTTGGAGCGCCTGTTCTATGGGCACATCCATCCATTTCGCCCGGAAGGACCATATCTCTTTCAACTTCTCTCCATATTCCATCGTTGTACACCGAGGCACGAGGTGCGGGTCGAATCTCTCCTGATGATCTGAAGATGTTCAAGCGAGGAATTCGCAACCTGCTTTTCCACCTTTCGATCCTGGAAGGCAGTCCTGAAGTACTTCCGATTGAACACTATCTTGAAGGTGGTGGAGATATCGATGCGAGTGTCAGTGCCAGCCACAAGGGCTTTTTTGTCCCCTCCGTGGAGTTATTGGAGGAGGTTCGTGCAAATCAGTACGTTGGTAAAACTGTGAACCTATACGGACAAGAGGTGGAAAAGTTTATATCGCCTCGGGATGGCGTGATCGGCATGATTCATGCGCTCCCAGTCGTACAAGCGGGCGATTCGGTTTTTCTGATTACAGGTAAACACAAACAAGAGCTTCGGCGAGGAGACATTTGA
- a CDS encoding dihydrodipicolinate synthase family protein, translated as MATDWNRRDFLRASVLAGTAAALPQVVFARHAANSNKLSPADFKHQLRGPIVSIPTPFTREYSLDAVGIRRMIDNALQYGIRIFVLTAGDSQYLYLSYDEIKQLARLVTDAVGQRGITIIGTGAWWTDRTIDFAHYAEKIGATALQVLKPTGTNEDTVVEHFKRISEATKLPLVLHGNFPMPELGRLTEIASVVALKEDISLEYYVDGIIRYGNRINCFSGGGLDWFVVGQPYGATAYFDSFATFAPEISAQFWEAVKRNDYRAETEIIAKYDHPFIKNFSAPFWHATLEYFGIAQRYLRPPQPSYTDAEMLKVKEFYDQMHLRPRKKSA; from the coding sequence ATGGCAACGGATTGGAATCGTCGTGACTTCCTTAGAGCAAGCGTACTTGCCGGGACCGCTGCAGCATTGCCGCAGGTCGTGTTTGCGCGACATGCCGCAAATTCAAATAAGCTTTCGCCCGCAGACTTCAAACATCAACTGCGGGGACCCATCGTTTCCATCCCAACCCCCTTTACGCGGGAGTATTCGCTCGATGCTGTCGGCATTCGGCGGATGATCGACAACGCGCTGCAATATGGAATCCGGATTTTCGTGCTTACTGCCGGGGATAGTCAATATTTGTACTTGTCATACGATGAGATTAAGCAACTTGCTCGACTGGTAACGGACGCGGTGGGCCAGCGAGGCATCACTATTATTGGAACAGGTGCATGGTGGACAGACAGGACCATCGATTTTGCACATTATGCAGAAAAGATCGGGGCGACAGCACTGCAAGTTCTCAAGCCAACCGGTACAAACGAGGACACGGTCGTTGAGCACTTCAAGAGGATCTCTGAGGCGACAAAACTTCCTCTCGTTTTGCATGGCAACTTCCCCATGCCTGAACTTGGAAGATTGACTGAGATAGCTTCCGTTGTGGCGCTCAAAGAAGACATTAGTCTGGAGTACTACGTCGATGGAATTATTCGGTATGGAAACCGCATTAACTGCTTCTCGGGTGGTGGACTAGATTGGTTTGTGGTTGGGCAGCCCTACGGGGCAACCGCCTACTTCGATTCTTTTGCAACGTTCGCTCCTGAGATTTCTGCCCAATTCTGGGAAGCGGTCAAGCGCAACGATTACAGAGCCGAAACCGAGATCATCGCAAAATACGACCATCCATTCATCAAGAACTTCTCGGCGCCATTCTGGCACGCAACGCTCGAGTACTTTGGTATTGCGCAACGCTACTTAAGGCCTCCCCAACCAAGTTACACCGACGCTGAAATGCTCAAGGTCAAAGAGTTCTACGACCAGATGCATCTGCGTCCACGCAAGAAGTCTGCATAG
- a CDS encoding kelch repeat-containing protein, giving the protein MAELPRPVAGYMAGVSKGKLLIIGGSYWNDGQKYWFDQVQIYDPATNKWSVGSSLPEGRSDAASATLGEDIYVFGGGSNSNVVKDALVLHEGKWNRVPNADLPEPRLYSNAVAARGCIYLLGGMSKAGDYKNMSNSFWRWRPGNNNWEILPPLPGPGRINHAMAEVNGVIYVFGGAASGPKDVQNLNDAYSFDLNTRKWTRLSDLNVANRSWWAIGVGTRALILAGYTDTFAREVYWYQPGHGLEPAGELPHGLADVKFYQIGNMVVGTGGEAGPGVRGKWTVKAELPTDHS; this is encoded by the coding sequence ATGGCAGAGTTGCCTCGGCCGGTTGCGGGATATATGGCTGGGGTAAGTAAGGGGAAACTTCTGATCATCGGGGGCAGTTATTGGAATGACGGTCAGAAGTACTGGTTTGACCAGGTTCAGATTTACGATCCTGCAACGAACAAGTGGAGTGTTGGCAGTTCGTTGCCGGAGGGACGCAGTGATGCTGCATCGGCGACCTTGGGCGAAGATATCTACGTTTTCGGCGGTGGGAGTAACTCGAACGTAGTGAAGGATGCGCTCGTGTTACATGAGGGAAAGTGGAATAGAGTTCCGAATGCTGACCTGCCGGAACCTCGTCTCTACTCCAATGCCGTTGCTGCACGTGGATGCATCTATCTCCTGGGCGGTATGTCGAAGGCGGGTGATTACAAAAATATGAGCAATTCGTTTTGGCGCTGGCGTCCCGGAAACAACAATTGGGAGATACTTCCCCCGCTGCCGGGGCCCGGCAGAATCAATCACGCCATGGCCGAAGTCAACGGCGTGATTTATGTATTCGGCGGTGCGGCCTCAGGACCGAAAGACGTCCAAAACCTGAACGACGCTTACAGCTTCGATCTAAACACCCGCAAGTGGACCCGGCTGTCTGATCTCAACGTGGCAAATCGCTCGTGGTGGGCGATCGGCGTTGGAACTCGTGCGCTCATCCTCGCCGGATACACAGATACGTTTGCCCGGGAAGTTTATTGGTACCAGCCTGGCCACGGACTCGAACCGGCTGGAGAACTGCCTCACGGTTTGGCCGATGTAAAGTTCTATCAAATCGGAAATATGGTGGTAGGCACAGGTGGCGAAGCCGGACCTGGCGTCCGAGGGAAGTGGACAGTGAAAGCCGAACTTCCGACTGATCACTCGTAG
- a CDS encoding aspartate aminotransferase family protein: protein MPAVATLDLDRRDRSIRSKTKGSLQRYERAQKTLAGGVSSGLRRAARPYPLYFSRGKGAHVEDVDGNVYTDYGLAWGPLILGQSPDEISEAVAEQLRHGITFGAQHDLEFEVAEQLTEIIPCADQVCFANSGTEIVQVALRLARAYTGRAKFVKFEGHYHGWEDSVLVSYHPTASQLSAGKIVPAPVACGQRAHDSVLIAQWNDRASVEQLFAEHAQQISAVICEPLLCNSGCIPAEPGFLEFLREITSQNGALLIFDEVITGFRLHLQGAQGVYGVAPDLATYAKAVGGGLPFSVLAGRKEFMSLIAEGTVVHAGTLNGNPVVLAAAKATLDLLSKNNGSVYKDLEKLGSRLRDGIEIRLRERGYSVVTSGAGAVFHVSFMERPARCYRDMLNADTRQYSDFALALLDEGVLVLPDGRWYCSTAHTVEDIDATLHAVDRALS from the coding sequence ATGCCTGCCGTAGCCACCCTCGATCTCGACCGTCGCGATAGAAGTATTCGATCCAAAACCAAAGGATCGTTGCAGCGATACGAACGCGCTCAGAAGACGTTAGCCGGAGGGGTATCCAGTGGATTGCGCCGAGCTGCCCGACCCTATCCTTTGTATTTCAGTCGCGGGAAGGGAGCACATGTTGAAGACGTGGATGGCAATGTTTACACGGATTACGGGCTGGCTTGGGGCCCTCTGATTCTGGGGCAATCCCCTGATGAAATCAGCGAAGCGGTAGCGGAACAGTTAAGGCATGGAATCACCTTCGGCGCCCAGCATGATCTTGAGTTCGAGGTCGCCGAGCAACTGACTGAAATCATTCCTTGCGCCGACCAGGTTTGTTTCGCGAACAGCGGCACGGAAATCGTGCAAGTTGCGCTGCGGTTAGCGCGGGCGTACACGGGACGGGCAAAGTTCGTGAAATTCGAAGGGCACTATCATGGATGGGAAGACAGCGTTCTGGTCAGCTACCATCCCACGGCTTCGCAATTGTCTGCTGGCAAAATCGTTCCGGCGCCGGTTGCTTGCGGACAACGTGCTCACGACAGCGTTCTGATCGCTCAATGGAACGACCGTGCATCGGTCGAACAATTGTTTGCAGAACATGCACAACAGATCTCTGCGGTAATATGCGAACCTCTACTGTGCAACAGTGGGTGCATTCCAGCGGAGCCGGGATTTCTTGAGTTTCTCCGGGAGATAACCTCCCAGAACGGTGCACTCTTAATCTTTGATGAAGTGATCACGGGTTTTCGTCTTCACCTGCAAGGGGCGCAGGGTGTCTACGGAGTCGCGCCGGATTTGGCCACATACGCCAAGGCGGTCGGCGGCGGTCTACCTTTCAGTGTTCTTGCAGGACGAAAAGAGTTCATGAGTTTGATCGCCGAAGGCACGGTCGTGCATGCTGGTACGCTCAACGGAAATCCTGTCGTGCTGGCTGCCGCCAAGGCCACTCTCGATCTTCTCTCGAAAAATAATGGCTCGGTCTACAAGGATCTGGAGAAGCTCGGTTCTCGATTACGAGATGGAATTGAGATCCGTCTTCGCGAGCGCGGATATTCAGTCGTGACTTCGGGGGCAGGTGCGGTGTTTCACGTTTCCTTTATGGAACGGCCGGCACGATGCTACCGAGATATGCTGAACGCTGATACTCGGCAGTACAGTGATTTTGCTTTAGCGCTACTCGATGAAGGAGTACTCGTTCTCCCAGACGGCCGCTGGTACTGCTCGACTGCCCACACAGTAGAAGATATCGACGCGACGCTTCATGCAGTGGATCGTGCGCTTTCGTAA
- a CDS encoding aminotransferase class IV, whose amino-acid sequence MVSEPLVYIRGQLLPASQAHVSIYDFGIVLGATVTDLLRTFRQEPYRLEDHIRRFYDSCKYARITPPISANETAEITKDLTRHNAKLAGSDAELALVYFITPGENFVYAGSAAGGGSKPTPTLCIHSFPMPFHLFRRFFETGLHLVTPATRHVPPECVDPKIKNRSRLHWWLAEQEAHLVEPTAMPLLLDLQGNLTETSGSNFLLVKNGTVYSPPPRNILLGISRKVVIELCQKLRIPFVERDLQVYDALTADEAFVTTTPYCMAPVTRINGTTIGDGAVGGPVFNRILEAWSYAVDIDIRGQVLGLKSANSAV is encoded by the coding sequence ATGGTTTCAGAACCGCTGGTATATATCCGTGGTCAGCTTCTTCCTGCATCGCAGGCTCACGTTTCCATCTACGATTTCGGAATTGTGCTTGGAGCGACAGTTACGGATCTGCTCAGAACCTTTCGGCAGGAACCCTATCGCCTGGAAGATCACATACGCCGTTTTTATGATTCGTGCAAATATGCGCGAATCACGCCTCCAATTTCAGCTAACGAAACAGCCGAGATCACAAAAGATTTAACTCGGCATAATGCCAAACTTGCGGGCTCCGATGCGGAGTTGGCTTTGGTTTACTTCATTACGCCCGGAGAGAATTTTGTGTATGCAGGTTCCGCGGCCGGTGGTGGCAGTAAACCGACTCCGACGTTGTGTATACATTCATTTCCAATGCCGTTTCACCTTTTCCGCCGATTCTTTGAAACCGGGTTACACCTCGTTACACCTGCAACACGTCACGTCCCACCGGAATGTGTGGATCCCAAAATCAAGAATCGCAGCCGATTGCACTGGTGGCTGGCGGAGCAGGAAGCACATCTTGTGGAGCCCACGGCCATGCCGCTTCTACTTGATCTGCAAGGGAATCTAACAGAAACCAGCGGATCGAATTTTCTTCTGGTCAAGAATGGCACGGTTTATTCGCCGCCGCCGCGAAATATCTTGTTGGGAATAAGCCGTAAGGTAGTGATTGAGCTTTGCCAAAAACTGCGTATTCCCTTCGTTGAGAGGGATCTTCAGGTGTACGACGCCCTTACGGCAGACGAGGCGTTCGTGACAACCACTCCGTACTGCATGGCCCCCGTAACCCGTATCAATGGAACTACGATAGGGGATGGGGCGGTCGGAGGACCGGTGTTCAATCGAATTCTTGAAGCGTGGAGCTACGCGGTTGACATCGATATTCGTGGCCAAGTGCTTGGATTGAAATCAGCCAACTCAGCTGTTTAG